In the Streptomyces sp. f51 genome, one interval contains:
- a CDS encoding ECF subfamily RNA polymerase sigma factor, BldN family: protein MYSHVGVDASGLATLRATVLDRLRGFVPTAYAVPAFALPTPVGPCYALADGNATVGRRGRSGSATTARRPAADSDSARMMDLVERAQAGEADAFGRLYDQYSDTVYRYIYYRVGGKATAEDLTSETFLRALRRIGTFTWQGRDFGAWLVTIARNLVADHFKSSRFRLEVTTGEMLDANEVERSPEDSVLESLSNAALLDAVRRLNPQQQECVTLRFLQGLSVAETARVMGKNEGAIKTLQYRAVRTLARLLPDDVR, encoded by the coding sequence GTGTACTCACACGTCGGGGTTGACGCCTCGGGCCTGGCTACGCTGCGCGCAACGGTCCTGGACCGTCTGCGCGGCTTCGTCCCCACCGCGTACGCCGTCCCCGCCTTCGCCCTCCCCACGCCCGTCGGGCCCTGCTATGCCCTGGCCGACGGCAACGCGACGGTCGGCCGGCGGGGCCGCTCGGGCTCGGCCACCACCGCACGCCGTCCGGCCGCGGACAGCGACAGCGCCCGGATGATGGATCTCGTGGAGCGCGCCCAGGCCGGCGAGGCCGACGCCTTCGGACGGCTCTACGACCAGTACAGCGACACCGTGTACCGCTACATCTACTACCGGGTGGGAGGTAAGGCGACTGCCGAGGACCTCACCAGTGAGACCTTTCTGCGCGCGCTGCGTCGGATCGGCACCTTCACCTGGCAGGGCCGTGACTTCGGCGCCTGGCTCGTGACCATCGCCCGGAACCTGGTCGCCGACCATTTCAAGTCCAGCCGCTTCCGGCTGGAAGTGACCACCGGCGAGATGCTCGACGCCAACGAGGTCGAGCGCTCCCCCGAGGACTCCGTCCTGGAGTCCCTGTCGAACGCGGCACTGCTGGACGCCGTACGACGGCTCAATCCCCAGCAGCAGGAGTGCGTGACACTCCGTTTCCTCCAGGGGCTCTCGGTCGCCGAGACCGCCCGGGTGATGGGCAAGAACGAGGGTGCGATCAAGACCCTCCAGTACCGGGCCGTCCGCACGCTGGCCCGGCTCCTGCCCGACGACGTGCGCTGA
- a CDS encoding HAD-IB family hydrolase, with the protein MAALGWLTPRRRSATARSVLAGEASAEAARKSSQELQELEEQAPPDAVEEPDFPVLGDDKAAAFFDLDNTVMQGAALFHFGRGLYKRKFFETRDLAKFAWQQAWFRLAGVEDPEHMQEARDSALSIVKGHRVSELMSIGEEIYDEYMAERIWPGTRALAQAHLDAGQKVWLVTAAPVEIATVIARRLGLTGALGTVAESVDGIYTGKLVGEPLHGPAKAEAVRALASAEDLDLSRCAAYSDSHNDIPMLSLVGHPYAINPDSKLRRHARDFDWRLRDYRTARKAAKVGIPAAAGVGAVAGGTAAAIALHRRRR; encoded by the coding sequence ATGGCCGCTCTCGGATGGCTCACTCCCCGTAGGCGCTCCGCGACCGCGCGGAGCGTGTTGGCAGGCGAAGCCTCGGCGGAGGCAGCGCGCAAGTCCTCGCAGGAACTTCAGGAACTCGAAGAACAGGCGCCACCGGACGCCGTGGAGGAACCGGACTTCCCGGTGCTCGGCGACGACAAGGCCGCCGCGTTCTTCGATCTCGACAACACCGTGATGCAGGGTGCCGCCCTCTTCCACTTCGGACGCGGGCTGTACAAGCGGAAGTTCTTCGAGACCCGCGACCTCGCGAAGTTCGCCTGGCAGCAGGCGTGGTTCCGGCTGGCCGGGGTCGAGGACCCCGAGCACATGCAGGAGGCGCGTGACTCCGCGCTGTCGATCGTGAAGGGTCACCGGGTCTCCGAGCTGATGTCGATCGGCGAGGAGATCTACGACGAGTACATGGCCGAGCGGATCTGGCCCGGGACGCGGGCGCTCGCCCAGGCGCACCTGGACGCCGGCCAGAAGGTGTGGCTCGTCACGGCGGCGCCGGTGGAGATCGCCACGGTGATCGCGCGGCGGCTGGGGCTGACGGGTGCTCTCGGTACGGTCGCGGAGTCGGTGGACGGGATCTACACCGGCAAGCTGGTCGGTGAACCGCTGCACGGGCCGGCGAAGGCGGAGGCCGTGCGGGCGCTGGCGTCCGCGGAGGATCTGGACCTCTCGCGCTGTGCCGCGTACAGCGACTCGCACAACGACATTCCGATGCTCTCGCTGGTGGGGCATCCGTACGCGATCAACCCGGACTCGAAACTGCGCAGGCACGCGCGGGACTTCGACTGGCGGCTGCGGGACTATCGCACCGCGCGCAAGGCCGCGAAGGTCGGGATTCCCGCCGCGGCCGGGGTGGGTGCTGTGGCCGGCGGCACGGCCGCGGCGATCGCGCTGCACCGGCGGCGTCGCTAG
- a CDS encoding glutaredoxin family protein, whose amino-acid sequence MACMSPMFRRSDRRTQSKVPAEHLVTLIRKPGCHLCDDAQEVIEKVCGDLGVPWEGKDITEDEELHRQYWEQIPVVLVDGAQHTFWRVNEERLRKALTP is encoded by the coding sequence ATGGCGTGCATGAGCCCCATGTTCCGGCGCAGCGACCGCCGTACGCAGAGCAAGGTGCCCGCGGAGCACCTGGTCACACTGATAAGGAAGCCCGGGTGTCATCTGTGTGATGACGCACAGGAAGTGATCGAGAAGGTGTGCGGTGATCTCGGGGTCCCCTGGGAGGGGAAGGACATCACCGAGGACGAGGAACTGCACCGCCAGTACTGGGAGCAGATCCCGGTCGTGCTGGTGGACGGCGCCCAGCACACCTTCTGGCGTGTGAACGAGGAACGCCTTCGCAAAGCCCTCACGCCGTGA
- a CDS encoding redox-sensing transcriptional repressor Rex, which yields MATGRTHRPATRSRGIPEATVARLPLYLRALTALSERSVPTVSSEELAAAAGVNSAKLRKDFSYLGSYGTRGVGYDVEYLVYQISRELGLTQDWPVVIVGIGNLGAALANYGGFASRGFRVAALIDADPAMAGKPVAGIPVQHTDELEKIIDENGVSIGVIATPAGAAQPVCDRLVAAGVTSILNFAPTVLTVPDGVDVRKVDLSIELQILAFHEQRKAGEEAEAQAGAAAPAERENNGKGPDGDVPAVMPA from the coding sequence GTGGCAACTGGCCGAACTCACCGACCGGCGACCCGCAGCCGAGGAATTCCCGAGGCCACCGTCGCCCGGCTTCCGCTGTACCTCCGAGCTCTCACCGCACTGTCGGAACGCTCGGTACCCACGGTCTCATCCGAGGAACTCGCCGCCGCCGCGGGGGTCAACTCCGCGAAGCTGCGCAAGGACTTCTCCTACCTCGGCTCCTACGGGACCCGTGGCGTGGGCTACGACGTCGAGTATCTCGTCTACCAGATCTCCCGCGAACTGGGCCTGACCCAGGACTGGCCGGTTGTGATCGTCGGCATCGGCAACCTCGGTGCGGCACTGGCCAACTACGGAGGGTTCGCCTCCCGCGGTTTCCGGGTGGCGGCGCTCATCGACGCCGATCCCGCGATGGCCGGCAAGCCCGTCGCCGGGATCCCGGTGCAGCACACGGACGAACTGGAAAAGATCATCGACGAGAACGGTGTCTCGATCGGTGTCATCGCCACCCCGGCCGGAGCCGCACAGCCCGTCTGCGACCGCCTGGTCGCGGCCGGAGTCACCTCCATCCTGAACTTCGCGCCGACCGTCCTGACCGTCCCGGACGGCGTCGACGTGCGCAAGGTCGATCTCTCCATCGAGCTTCAGATCCTCGCGTTCCACGAGCAGCGCAAGGCGGGCGAGGAGGCCGAGGCGCAGGCCGGTGCCGCCGCCCCGGCCGAGCGCGAGAACAACGGCAAAGGGCCCGACGGGGATGTTCCCGCCGTGATGCCGGCATGA
- a CDS encoding glutamyl-tRNA reductase, with translation MSLLVVGLSHRSAPVSVLERAALSADAQVKLLQDTLATEPATEGAVLATCNRIELYADVDKFHAGVAELSTLLAQHSGVGLEELTPHLYVHYEDRAVHHLFSVACGLDSMVVGEGQILGQIKDALATAQEQHTAGRLLNDLFQQALRVGKRAHSETGIDRAGQSLVTFGLEQLSAGRAVEAWAKGKKALVIGAGSMSSLAAATLARVGVGEIVIANRTPDRAERLAEILTGGDDTDVLARAVPMDSVPVELTRADIAVSCTGATGLVLTAETVAAAVEGRTGTPAALRETTAGPAGRLAPADAGTEDACPLDLSAVQGATGFSVMGEAAVAGMDAATLEQHAAWVDKGTGTVERRDGRRTPGEDAEVDAELIAALAAAAATTGRIPERRRPEPVAEAPRPAPVLALLDLAMPRDIDAAVHRLLGVRFVDLESLAEASADAPMAADVDQVRRIVSDEVAAFGAAQRAAHITPTVVALRAMAADVVANEITRLDGRLPDLDDKQRGEITQTVRRVVDKLLHAPTVRVKQLAAEPGGAGYADALRTLFDLDPETVAAVSRAENNTENAKNRGRA, from the coding sequence ATGAGTCTCCTCGTCGTCGGACTGAGCCACCGCAGCGCTCCGGTCAGCGTCCTCGAACGGGCCGCGCTGTCCGCGGACGCGCAGGTCAAGCTGCTCCAGGACACCCTCGCCACCGAGCCCGCCACCGAGGGCGCGGTGCTCGCCACCTGCAACCGCATCGAGCTGTACGCCGACGTGGACAAGTTCCACGCGGGCGTCGCCGAGCTGTCCACGCTCCTCGCCCAGCACAGCGGCGTCGGCCTGGAGGAGCTCACTCCCCATCTGTACGTGCACTACGAGGACCGGGCCGTCCACCATCTCTTCTCGGTGGCCTGCGGTCTGGACTCGATGGTCGTCGGCGAGGGACAGATCCTCGGTCAGATCAAGGACGCGCTCGCCACCGCGCAGGAGCAGCACACCGCGGGCCGCCTCCTGAACGACCTGTTCCAGCAGGCCCTGCGGGTCGGCAAGCGCGCGCACTCCGAGACCGGCATCGACCGCGCCGGACAGTCCCTGGTCACCTTCGGCCTGGAGCAGCTGTCCGCGGGGCGGGCCGTCGAGGCCTGGGCCAAGGGCAAGAAGGCCCTCGTCATCGGCGCGGGCTCGATGTCCTCGCTGGCCGCCGCCACGCTCGCGCGCGTCGGCGTCGGCGAGATCGTGATCGCCAACCGCACCCCCGACCGCGCCGAGCGCCTCGCCGAGATCCTCACCGGCGGCGACGACACGGACGTGCTGGCCCGCGCGGTACCGATGGACTCGGTGCCGGTCGAGCTGACACGTGCCGACATCGCCGTCTCGTGCACCGGGGCGACCGGGCTCGTCCTGACGGCCGAGACCGTCGCCGCCGCCGTCGAGGGACGTACGGGAACGCCCGCGGCGCTGCGCGAGACGACGGCCGGTCCGGCCGGCCGGCTCGCTCCCGCCGACGCCGGCACCGAGGACGCCTGCCCGCTGGACCTGTCCGCCGTGCAGGGCGCGACCGGCTTCTCCGTCATGGGGGAGGCGGCCGTCGCCGGCATGGACGCCGCCACGCTCGAGCAGCACGCGGCCTGGGTGGACAAGGGCACCGGAACCGTCGAGCGCCGCGACGGCCGTCGTACACCCGGCGAGGACGCCGAGGTCGACGCCGAGCTCATCGCCGCGCTGGCCGCCGCGGCCGCGACCACCGGACGCATCCCCGAGCGCCGCAGGCCCGAACCCGTCGCCGAGGCTCCCCGCCCCGCGCCGGTGCTCGCGCTGCTCGACCTCGCGATGCCCCGTGACATCGACGCGGCCGTTCACCGGCTGCTCGGCGTGCGGTTCGTCGACCTGGAGTCGCTCGCCGAGGCCTCCGCGGACGCGCCGATGGCCGCCGACGTGGACCAGGTGCGCCGGATCGTCTCCGACGAGGTGGCCGCGTTCGGCGCAGCCCAGCGGGCCGCGCACATCACGCCCACCGTGGTGGCGCTGCGCGCCATGGCCGCCGACGTCGTCGCGAACGAGATCACGCGACTGGACGGACGGCTGCCCGACCTCGACGACAAGCAGCGCGGCGAGATCACCCAGACCGTGCGGCGCGTCGTCGACAAGCTGCTGCACGCGCCGACCGTACGGGTCAAGCAGCTTGCCGCCGAGCCCGGCGGTGCCGGGTACGCGGACGCGCTGCGGACCCTGTTCGACCTGGACCCGGAGACGGTCGCCGCCGTCTCGCGGGCCGAGAACAACACCGAGAACGCCAAGAACCGAGGGCGAGCATGA
- the hemC gene encoding hydroxymethylbilane synthase — MSEQALRLGTRRSKLAMAQSGQVAEAVSQVTGRPVELVEITTYGDVSRENLSQIGGTGVFVTALREALVRGEVDFAVHSLKDLPTAQPENLALAAVPVREDVRDVLVARDGLTFEQLPDGARVGTGSTRRMAQLNAYARNHGMTIETVAIRGNVDTRIGYVHAGELDAVVLAAAGLSRLGRIDEVTDFLSVDTVLPAPGQGALAIECAADHADLVAALAELDDPFTRAAVTAERSLLAALEAGCSAPVGAYADLLADGQVVKEMRLRGVVGTTDGSTLVQLSTTGPVPETHDQAMSLGRELAAEMLAKGAAGLMGERAL, encoded by the coding sequence ATGAGTGAGCAGGCTTTGAGGCTCGGGACCAGGCGCAGCAAACTCGCCATGGCCCAGTCCGGGCAGGTGGCGGAAGCCGTGAGCCAGGTGACCGGACGGCCCGTCGAGCTCGTTGAGATCACGACGTACGGCGATGTTTCCCGCGAGAACCTCTCGCAGATCGGCGGCACGGGTGTCTTCGTGACCGCGCTGCGCGAGGCCCTGGTGCGCGGGGAGGTCGACTTCGCCGTGCACTCCCTCAAGGATCTGCCGACCGCGCAGCCCGAGAACCTCGCGCTGGCCGCCGTGCCGGTGCGCGAGGACGTCCGTGACGTGCTGGTCGCCCGCGACGGACTGACCTTCGAGCAGCTTCCGGACGGCGCGCGCGTCGGTACCGGCTCGACGCGCCGCATGGCCCAGCTGAACGCCTACGCGCGCAACCACGGCATGACGATCGAGACGGTCGCCATCCGAGGCAACGTAGACACCCGGATCGGGTACGTCCACGCCGGGGAGCTCGACGCCGTCGTGCTCGCCGCCGCCGGACTCAGCCGACTCGGCCGGATCGACGAGGTCACCGACTTCCTGTCGGTCGACACCGTTCTGCCCGCCCCCGGCCAGGGGGCCCTGGCGATCGAGTGCGCCGCGGATCACGCGGACCTCGTCGCCGCGCTCGCCGAGCTCGACGACCCGTTCACCCGGGCCGCCGTGACCGCCGAGCGATCCCTGCTTGCCGCCCTGGAGGCCGGCTGTAGCGCTCCCGTGGGCGCGTACGCCGACCTTCTGGCCGACGGGCAGGTTGTCAAGGAGATGCGCCTGCGCGGCGTCGTCGGCACGACCGACGGCTCGACGCTGGTGCAGCTGTCCACCACCGGTCCCGTGCCCGAGACACACGACCAGGCGATGTCGCTCGGCCGTGAACTCGCCGCCGAGATGCTTGCCAAGGGCGCGGCCGGTCTGATGGGGGAGCGAGCACTGTGA
- a CDS encoding bifunctional uroporphyrinogen-III C-methyltransferase/uroporphyrinogen-III synthase has translation MSPTNLPTGPVHGHVTFLGAGPGDPGLLTLRAVEALANADVLVAEHDVLDVVRVHARQGVAVLNTDPDTSPVPYQSTGTPQLTVVDSASTAVGDPASRDAANLVMTAARGGKRVVRAVSGDPGLDTYAAEEMLACVAAGVPFEVVPGIAAAVGVPAYAGVPLRDAQGADVRFVDARTASNRCWTEVGASDGTVVVSATLDSVAAAAGELVASGRKPDTPMSVTIAGTTTRQRTWSATLGTIAQTLKQAKVLPSPDGGRPVIAVVGERSAAAQRDQLSWFESKPMFGWKVLVPRTKEQAASLSDQLRSYGAVPYEVPTIAVEPPRTPQQMERAVKGLVTGRYEWIAFTSVNAVKAVREKFEEYGLDARAFAGIKVAAVGEQTANALVAFGVKPDLVPSGEQSAAGLLEDWPPYDPVFDPIDRVFLPRADIATETLVAGLIELGWEVDDVTAYRTVRASPPPADTREAIKGGGFDAVLFTSSSTVRNLVGIAGKPHNVTVIACIGPATAKTAEEHGLRVDVMAPEPSVHKLAEALAEFGLRRRAAALDAGDPVTRPSERRPGSRRRRTT, from the coding sequence GTGAGCCCCACCAACCTTCCCACCGGTCCGGTCCACGGGCACGTCACCTTCCTGGGTGCCGGACCCGGAGATCCAGGGCTGCTGACACTGCGCGCCGTGGAGGCGCTGGCGAACGCGGACGTCCTCGTCGCCGAGCACGATGTGCTCGACGTGGTGCGCGTTCACGCCAGACAAGGCGTCGCTGTTCTGAACACGGATCCGGACACTTCGCCGGTTCCGTACCAGAGCACAGGCACGCCTCAGCTGACGGTTGTTGACAGCGCGTCAACAGCCGTTGGTGACCCCGCGTCGAGGGACGCCGCCAATCTTGTCATGACGGCCGCACGGGGCGGCAAGCGGGTCGTGCGTGCGGTGTCCGGGGACCCGGGACTTGATACGTACGCGGCCGAGGAAATGCTCGCCTGCGTCGCCGCGGGCGTTCCGTTCGAGGTCGTGCCCGGCATCGCGGCCGCCGTCGGTGTCCCCGCCTACGCGGGTGTCCCGCTGCGCGACGCGCAGGGCGCGGACGTACGGTTCGTCGACGCGCGCACCGCCTCGAACCGCTGCTGGACCGAGGTCGGCGCCTCCGACGGCACCGTCGTGGTGTCGGCGACGCTCGACTCCGTGGCCGCGGCCGCCGGCGAACTGGTGGCCTCCGGCCGCAAGCCCGACACCCCGATGTCGGTGACGATCGCCGGCACGACGACCCGCCAGCGCACCTGGTCGGCCACCCTCGGCACGATCGCGCAGACGCTGAAGCAGGCGAAGGTGCTGCCGTCCCCGGACGGCGGCCGGCCGGTCATAGCCGTGGTCGGTGAGCGTTCCGCCGCCGCCCAGCGCGACCAGTTGTCGTGGTTCGAGTCCAAGCCGATGTTCGGCTGGAAGGTGCTCGTGCCGCGGACGAAGGAGCAGGCGGCCTCGCTCTCCGACCAGCTTCGGTCGTACGGGGCCGTGCCCTACGAGGTGCCGACGATCGCCGTCGAGCCGCCGCGCACGCCCCAGCAGATGGAGCGCGCGGTCAAGGGCCTGGTCACCGGCCGCTACGAATGGATCGCCTTCACCTCGGTCAACGCCGTCAAGGCGGTCCGGGAGAAGTTCGAGGAGTACGGCCTCGACGCGCGTGCCTTCGCGGGCATCAAGGTCGCCGCGGTCGGCGAGCAGACCGCGAACGCGCTCGTCGCCTTCGGTGTGAAGCCGGACCTGGTGCCGAGCGGCGAGCAGTCGGCCGCGGGTCTCCTCGAGGACTGGCCGCCCTACGACCCGGTCTTCGACCCAATCGACCGTGTCTTCCTGCCCCGTGCGGACATCGCCACGGAGACCCTCGTCGCCGGGCTCATCGAGCTGGGCTGGGAGGTCGACGACGTCACGGCGTACCGCACCGTGCGCGCGTCGCCGCCGCCGGCGGACACCCGTGAGGCGATCAAGGGCGGCGGCTTCGACGCGGTCCTGTTCACCTCGTCGTCCACGGTCCGGAACCTGGTCGGCATCGCGGGCAAGCCGCACAACGTCACGGTGATCGCCTGCATCGGCCCGGCCACGGCCAAGACGGCCGAGGAACACGGGCTGCGGGTCGACGTGATGGCCCCCGAGCCCTCGGTGCACAAGCTGGCCGAGGCCCTGGCCGAGTTCGGCCTGCGCCGCCGTGCCGCGGCACTGGACGCGGGCGACCCGGTGACCCGCCCGAGCGAGCGCCGCCCCGGCTCGCGCCGGCGCCGCACCACCTGA
- a CDS encoding PA14 domain-containing protein, whose protein sequence is MKNPTWLRLVAAVAVTLATSGGLLAVDAGPAAAADCASPVFKRQYFANTTFSGTPKKTDCDSAVSENYGTGAPAGVALPKDNFSVRWTATRDFGSGGPFTFAAEAQDGVRVYLDGVRKIDAWKNVSSTQKKSVALTVPSGKHTLRVDFVAWTGAANVKFAYTPRTSATVDKVKPLTPTGVSARLDNATAQAVVSWAANKEMDLAGYRLYRREEGSSTWLNVGSTTGTTYSNLPTAPGRTYFYEVRAYDKAGNVSVGSADQRVETVALTTPTGLTAQGLDEGIKLTWSPVRGAVRYIVSRSSEIGGDVSTSGTGFTDTKATRSRSWTYRVRAVDGAGRVSGYSALVKATRPVAAPHDLTATPDAHRVVLRWTVDPDTDGQYYDFNVYRSLSLPVNTSIEPSRCDTTYTRLADGRYRYTCTQTMAPNTTYHYVVKGYDNAERESLASPTVTVTTLASDQDTTPPAAVTGLTAEATEYGVVLDWNANTETDLKRYTVYRGEVLRDEEDGTAVCSGSEWAYLSPATTHYVDATLPDGDEHCYWIDAVDTSYNSSYRWTGKALVVAVTELDLTPAVATPEGSPVSLEASAADAGGAVDLSWNAVEGATGYRVLRWDRDAGRYVSLTGDTPVTGTSYEDTAARSGTTHFYWVTAVLADGTETAPGADWAILVPPGSDG, encoded by the coding sequence CCGACTGCGACAGCGCGGTCAGCGAGAACTACGGCACCGGCGCCCCGGCAGGTGTCGCCCTGCCCAAGGACAACTTCTCCGTCCGCTGGACCGCCACCCGTGACTTCGGCTCCGGCGGGCCCTTCACGTTCGCCGCCGAGGCGCAGGACGGCGTCCGCGTCTACCTCGACGGTGTCCGCAAGATCGACGCGTGGAAGAACGTCTCGTCCACGCAGAAGAAGTCGGTCGCCCTCACGGTCCCCTCCGGCAAGCACACGCTGCGCGTCGACTTCGTCGCCTGGACGGGCGCGGCGAACGTCAAGTTCGCTTACACGCCCCGGACTTCCGCCACCGTCGACAAGGTGAAGCCGCTCACTCCGACCGGGGTGAGCGCGCGGCTCGACAACGCCACCGCGCAGGCCGTGGTGTCCTGGGCCGCGAACAAGGAGATGGACCTCGCCGGCTACCGCCTGTACCGCCGTGAGGAGGGCAGCAGCACCTGGCTGAACGTCGGGAGCACCACCGGCACCACCTACTCCAACCTCCCGACGGCTCCCGGCCGCACCTACTTCTACGAGGTCCGGGCCTACGACAAGGCGGGCAACGTCTCGGTGGGCAGCGCCGACCAGCGGGTGGAGACCGTCGCCCTCACCACGCCGACCGGCCTCACCGCCCAGGGTCTGGACGAGGGCATCAAGCTGACCTGGAGCCCGGTCCGCGGAGCGGTGCGCTACATCGTGTCGCGGAGCAGCGAGATCGGGGGCGACGTCAGCACGTCCGGCACCGGCTTCACCGACACCAAGGCCACACGGTCCCGGTCCTGGACCTACCGGGTGCGGGCCGTCGACGGGGCCGGCCGTGTCTCCGGGTACTCCGCCCTCGTGAAGGCGACCCGGCCCGTCGCCGCCCCGCACGACCTGACCGCGACACCCGACGCCCACCGGGTCGTCCTCAGATGGACCGTCGACCCCGACACGGACGGGCAGTACTACGACTTCAACGTGTACCGGTCTCTGTCCCTGCCGGTGAACACCTCCATCGAGCCGTCGAGGTGCGACACCACGTACACACGCCTGGCCGACGGCCGGTACCGGTACACCTGCACCCAGACCATGGCCCCGAACACCACGTACCACTACGTGGTCAAGGGCTACGACAACGCCGAGCGCGAGTCCCTGGCCTCTCCCACGGTCACGGTCACCACCCTCGCCTCCGACCAGGACACCACTCCGCCCGCCGCGGTCACCGGGCTGACCGCCGAGGCCACCGAGTACGGCGTCGTCCTGGACTGGAACGCCAACACGGAGACGGATCTCAAGCGGTACACGGTCTACCGCGGAGAGGTGCTCAGGGACGAGGAGGACGGCACCGCCGTGTGCTCCGGCTCCGAATGGGCCTACCTGAGCCCGGCCACCACGCACTACGTCGACGCGACCCTGCCCGACGGCGACGAGCACTGCTACTGGATCGACGCCGTCGACACGAGCTACAACTCCAGCTACAGGTGGACCGGAAAGGCCCTGGTCGTCGCCGTCACCGAACTCGACCTGACCCCGGCCGTCGCCACGCCCGAGGGCTCCCCGGTGTCCCTGGAGGCGTCCGCCGCGGACGCGGGCGGCGCCGTGGACCTGTCCTGGAACGCGGTCGAGGGCGCCACCGGCTACCGCGTCCTGCGGTGGGACCGGGACGCGGGCCGGTACGTGAGCCTGACCGGCGACACCCCCGTCACCGGGACCTCTTACGAGGACACCGCCGCCCGCTCCGGTACCACCCACTTCTACTGGGTGACCGCAGTCCTGGCGGACGGCACCGAGACCGCTCCGGGCGCCGACTGGGCCATCCTGGTGCCGCCGGGGTCCGACGGCTAG